In Candidatus Thermoplasmatota archaeon, a genomic segment contains:
- the lonB gene encoding ATP-dependent protease LonB gives MSKVAAVDEWIQVQGFETTADIEVPEKLIDQVIGQERAVEVIRKATEQKRHVMLIGDPGTGKSMLARSMTELLPHEELEDIIAYPNQEDPHQPRIRVVPAGKGKEIVQAQKAEANRKQERKATLQLLIMLGIGAFAVMMFIQNRDPMILIFGIIAAAMIFMVMRQMSQRETALVPKLLVSHSPHDKPPFVDATGSHAGALLGDVRHDPFQSGGLETPAHERVEPGGIHKAHKGVLFIDEINVLRLESQQSLLTALQEKRFAIMGQSERSSGAMVKTESVPCDFILVAAGNMDAIKGQDNNPFHPGMHPALRSRIRGYGYEIFMNNTMDDSSENRTKLIRFVAQEIKRDGKIPHFDRAAVSEIIREAQRRSGRRGKLTLRLRELGGLVRTAGDVAIEEKAPLVTAQHVVTAKRIARSLEQQVVDQYMEVRKEYRNFRTSGGAVGQVNGLAVMGGGEVGEPSGIMMPIVAEVTPAQTKNGGQIIATGKLGEIAKEAVQNVSAIIKKYTGEDISSHDVHIQFVGAYEGVEGDSASISVATAVISAFEEVEIDQNIAMTGSLSVRGDVLPIGGVTQKIEAAAQVGIKKVIIPKANLNDVLIEEKFREQVEIIPVESLDQVLDAVLIGQKKKGLLEKLAKIVPRPSAIRDAAAAAAADPKAPKPSGA, from the coding sequence GACGAGTGGATCCAGGTTCAGGGCTTCGAGACGACGGCGGACATCGAGGTCCCCGAGAAGCTCATCGACCAGGTGATCGGTCAGGAGCGCGCCGTCGAGGTCATCCGGAAGGCGACCGAGCAGAAGCGCCACGTGATGCTCATCGGCGACCCCGGTACGGGCAAGTCGATGCTCGCGCGCTCGATGACGGAGCTCCTCCCGCACGAGGAGCTCGAGGACATCATCGCCTATCCGAACCAGGAGGATCCCCACCAACCCCGCATCCGGGTCGTCCCCGCCGGCAAGGGGAAGGAGATCGTCCAGGCCCAGAAGGCGGAGGCGAACCGCAAGCAGGAGCGCAAGGCGACCCTGCAGCTCCTCATCATGCTCGGCATCGGCGCGTTCGCCGTGATGATGTTCATCCAGAACCGCGACCCGATGATCCTCATCTTCGGCATCATCGCGGCGGCGATGATCTTCATGGTCATGCGCCAGATGAGCCAGCGCGAGACCGCGCTCGTGCCGAAGCTCCTCGTGAGCCACTCGCCGCACGACAAGCCCCCCTTCGTCGACGCGACGGGCTCCCACGCGGGCGCGCTTCTCGGCGACGTGCGCCACGACCCCTTCCAGTCCGGCGGCCTCGAGACCCCCGCGCACGAGCGCGTCGAGCCCGGCGGCATCCACAAGGCGCACAAGGGCGTCCTCTTCATCGACGAGATCAATGTCCTGCGCCTCGAGTCCCAGCAGTCGCTCCTCACGGCCTTGCAGGAGAAGCGCTTCGCCATCATGGGCCAGAGCGAGCGATCCTCCGGCGCCATGGTCAAGACCGAGTCCGTGCCGTGCGACTTCATCCTCGTCGCGGCCGGCAACATGGACGCGATCAAGGGTCAGGACAACAATCCCTTCCACCCGGGCATGCACCCGGCGCTCCGCAGCCGCATCCGAGGGTACGGCTACGAGATCTTCATGAACAACACCATGGACGACTCGTCCGAGAACCGGACGAAGCTCATCCGCTTCGTCGCGCAGGAGATCAAGCGCGACGGCAAGATCCCCCACTTCGACCGCGCAGCCGTGTCGGAGATCATCCGCGAAGCGCAGCGCCGCAGCGGTCGCCGGGGCAAGCTGACGCTCCGGCTCCGCGAGCTCGGCGGTCTCGTCCGCACGGCGGGCGACGTCGCGATCGAGGAGAAGGCGCCGCTCGTGACGGCCCAACACGTGGTCACGGCGAAGCGCATCGCGCGCTCGCTCGAGCAGCAGGTCGTCGACCAGTACATGGAAGTTCGCAAGGAGTACCGCAACTTCCGCACGAGCGGCGGCGCCGTGGGTCAGGTCAACGGGCTCGCGGTCATGGGCGGCGGCGAGGTCGGCGAGCCGAGCGGCATCATGATGCCGATCGTCGCCGAAGTCACGCCCGCGCAGACGAAGAACGGCGGCCAGATCATCGCGACCGGCAAGCTCGGGGAGATCGCGAAGGAAGCCGTCCAGAACGTGAGCGCGATCATCAAGAAATACACGGGCGAGGACATCTCGAGCCACGACGTCCACATCCAGTTCGTCGGCGCCTACGAGGGCGTCGAGGGCGACTCCGCCTCGATCAGCGTCGCGACGGCGGTCATCAGCGCGTTCGAGGAGGTCGAGATCGACCAGAACATCGCGATGACGGGCAGCCTCAGCGTCCGCGGCGACGTGCTCCCGATCGGGGGCGTCACGCAGAAGATCGAGGCCGCCGCGCAGGTCGGGATCAAGAAGGTCATCATCCCGAAGGCAAACCTCAACGACGTGCTCATCGAGGAGAAGTTCCGCGAGCAGGTCGAGATCATCCCGGTCGAGAGCCTCGACCAGGTGCTCGATGCGGTCCTCATCGGCCAGAAGAAGAAGGGCCTGCTCGAGAAGCTCGCGAAGATCGTCCCTCGCCCGAGCGCGATTCGCGACGCGGCCGCCGCGGCCGCCGCGGACCCGAAGGCGCCGAAGCCGTCGGGCGCGTGA